From one Oncorhynchus clarkii lewisi isolate Uvic-CL-2024 chromosome 6, UVic_Ocla_1.0, whole genome shotgun sequence genomic stretch:
- the LOC139411023 gene encoding platelet glycoprotein Ib beta chain-like, translating into MRGFPPCVTPLLGLLILLTPGRVQGSSSCPLYCSCHGAQVDCSSRALTTSSLPSRFPPATTELRLHDNQLTTLPNSLLDFLSSLRSVSLHGNPWACDCGVLYLRAWLLRHPASYTSHSNITCSSPPRLRGTLVVYLAEEEVLESCHYWYCDLALASQVCLFVFVAVQAGLLAAVVVFLRRFESLSREARWTTEESFAGGEGLTSNEYSEYEPMKESII; encoded by the coding sequence ATGAGGGGGTTTCCGCCATGTGTGACCCCACTACTGGGTCTTCTCATCTTGTTGACACCAGGGAGGGTTCAAGGGTCATCAAGCTGTCCCCTGTACTGCTCCTGTCATGGTGCTCAGGTAGACTGCAGCAGCCGTGCCCTCACCACCTCTTCCTTACCCTCCCGCTTCCCTCCTGCCACCACCGAGCTCCGTCTCCATGACAACCAGCTGACCACGCTCCCAAACAGCCTTCTggacttcctctcctccctccgctCCGTGTCTCTACATGGAAACCCCTGGGCCTGTGACTGCGGTGTGCTCTACCTGCGTGCCTGGCTGCTCCGACACCCTGCCAGCTACACCAGCCACAGCAACATCACCTGCAGTTCCCCTCCCCGCCTGCGAGGGACGCTGGTGGTCTACCTGGCTGAGGAGGAGGTGCTGGAGTCCTGTCACTACTGGTACTGTGACTTGGCACTGGCCTCCcaggtgtgtttgtttgtgtttgtggcgGTGCAGGCGGGGCTGCTGGCTGCTGTGGTCGTGTTCCTGAGGAGGTTTGAGAGCCTGTCCCGCGAGGCCCGGTGGACCACAGAGGAGAGCTTTGCTGGGGGGGAGGGGCTTACGAGTAATGAGTATAGTGAGTATGAGCCCATGAAGGAAAGCATCATCTGA
- the LOC139411024 gene encoding septin-5 isoform X1 — protein MDAIMLQEKLVERLLCPRVRTSRQKEKQYVGFATLPNQVHRKSVKKGFDFTLMVAGESGMGKSTLVNSLFLTDLYKDRKLLNAEERINQTVEIIKHTVDIEEKGVKLKLTIVDTPGFGDAVNNNECWKPITDYIDQQFEQYFRDESGLNRKNIQDNRVHCCLYFIPPFGHGLRPVDVEFMKALHEKVNVVPLIAKADCLTPSEIKKLKDRVRDEIERFGIKVYQFPECDSDEDEEFKQLDKELKECCPFAVIGSNTVVEARGQRVRGRLYPWGIVEVENQSHCDFVKLRNILIRSHMHDLKDVTCDMHYENYRAQCIQDMTSKLTQDNRMESPIPMLPLPTPDVETDRLIKMKDEELARMQDMLNKMQQQIHDGKDQ, from the exons ATGGATGCTATTATGCTGCAGGAGAAACTGGTGGAACGCTTGCTTTGCCCTCGAGTCAGAACCTCCAGGCAGAAG gagAAGCAGTATGTGGGTTTTGCTACCCTCCCTAACCAGGTGCACAGGAAGTCAGTGAAAAAGGGATTTGACTTCACCCTCATGGTCGCCG GAGAGTCTGGTATGGGTAAATCTACTCTGGTCAACAGCCTGTTCCTCACAGACTTGTACAAGGACAGGAAACTTCTCAATGCTGAGG AGCGTATCAACCAGACAGTAGAGATCATTAAGCACACAGTGGACATTGAGGAGAAAGGAGTGAAGCTGAAGCTGACCATTGTAGACACACCAGGCTTTGGAGACGCTGTCAACAACAATGAATG CTGGAAGCCCATCACCGACTACATTGACCAGCAGTTTGAGCAGTACTTCAGGGACGAGAGTGGACTGAACAGGAAGAACATCCAGGACAACAGAGTCCACTGCTGCCTCTACTTCATACCTCCATTTGGACATGG ACTGCGTCCAGTAGATGTGGAGTTTATGAAGGCTCTCCATGAGAAGGTGAACGTAGTTCCTCTCATCGCCAAGGCTGACTGTCTCACTCCCAGCGAGATCAAGAAACTCAAAGACAGG gtccgtGATGAGATTGAGAGGTTTGGCATTAAGGTGTACCAGTTCCCAGAGTGTGACTCTGATGAGGACGAGGAGTTTAAACAACTGGACAAAGAACTGAAG GAGTGCTGTCCGTTTGCAGTGATTGGCAGTAACACTGTGGTTGAGGCCAGGGGccagagagtaagagggagactTTACCCATGGGGCATTGTGGAAG tGGAGAACCAGTCTCACTGTGACTTTGTGAAGCTGAGGAACATATTGATCCGCTCCCACATGCACGACCTCAAAGACGTGACCTGTGACATGCACTATGAGAACTACAGAGCGCAGTGTATACAGGAcatgaccag TAAACTGACGCAGGACAACCGAATGGAGAGCCCGATTCCCATGTTGCCCCTGCCCACCCCCGACGTGGAGACCGATAGACTCATCAAGATGAAAGATGAAGAG TTGGCGAGGATGCAGGATATGCTGAATAAGATGCAGCAGCAGATCCATGATGGGAAGGACCAGTGA
- the LOC139411024 gene encoding septin-5 isoform X2, giving the protein MHFPPFPSSYCQWISPNCNCSMEKQYVGFATLPNQVHRKSVKKGFDFTLMVAGESGMGKSTLVNSLFLTDLYKDRKLLNAEERINQTVEIIKHTVDIEEKGVKLKLTIVDTPGFGDAVNNNECWKPITDYIDQQFEQYFRDESGLNRKNIQDNRVHCCLYFIPPFGHGLRPVDVEFMKALHEKVNVVPLIAKADCLTPSEIKKLKDRVRDEIERFGIKVYQFPECDSDEDEEFKQLDKELKECCPFAVIGSNTVVEARGQRVRGRLYPWGIVEVENQSHCDFVKLRNILIRSHMHDLKDVTCDMHYENYRAQCIQDMTSKLTQDNRMESPIPMLPLPTPDVETDRLIKMKDEELARMQDMLNKMQQQIHDGKDQ; this is encoded by the exons ATGCAttttccccctttcccttcctcctATTGTCAATGGATTTCTCCAAACTGTAATTGTAGCATG gagAAGCAGTATGTGGGTTTTGCTACCCTCCCTAACCAGGTGCACAGGAAGTCAGTGAAAAAGGGATTTGACTTCACCCTCATGGTCGCCG GAGAGTCTGGTATGGGTAAATCTACTCTGGTCAACAGCCTGTTCCTCACAGACTTGTACAAGGACAGGAAACTTCTCAATGCTGAGG AGCGTATCAACCAGACAGTAGAGATCATTAAGCACACAGTGGACATTGAGGAGAAAGGAGTGAAGCTGAAGCTGACCATTGTAGACACACCAGGCTTTGGAGACGCTGTCAACAACAATGAATG CTGGAAGCCCATCACCGACTACATTGACCAGCAGTTTGAGCAGTACTTCAGGGACGAGAGTGGACTGAACAGGAAGAACATCCAGGACAACAGAGTCCACTGCTGCCTCTACTTCATACCTCCATTTGGACATGG ACTGCGTCCAGTAGATGTGGAGTTTATGAAGGCTCTCCATGAGAAGGTGAACGTAGTTCCTCTCATCGCCAAGGCTGACTGTCTCACTCCCAGCGAGATCAAGAAACTCAAAGACAGG gtccgtGATGAGATTGAGAGGTTTGGCATTAAGGTGTACCAGTTCCCAGAGTGTGACTCTGATGAGGACGAGGAGTTTAAACAACTGGACAAAGAACTGAAG GAGTGCTGTCCGTTTGCAGTGATTGGCAGTAACACTGTGGTTGAGGCCAGGGGccagagagtaagagggagactTTACCCATGGGGCATTGTGGAAG tGGAGAACCAGTCTCACTGTGACTTTGTGAAGCTGAGGAACATATTGATCCGCTCCCACATGCACGACCTCAAAGACGTGACCTGTGACATGCACTATGAGAACTACAGAGCGCAGTGTATACAGGAcatgaccag TAAACTGACGCAGGACAACCGAATGGAGAGCCCGATTCCCATGTTGCCCCTGCCCACCCCCGACGTGGAGACCGATAGACTCATCAAGATGAAAGATGAAGAG TTGGCGAGGATGCAGGATATGCTGAATAAGATGCAGCAGCAGATCCATGATGGGAAGGACCAGTGA
- the LOC139411024 gene encoding septin-5 isoform X3: protein MVAGESGMGKSTLVNSLFLTDLYKDRKLLNAEERINQTVEIIKHTVDIEEKGVKLKLTIVDTPGFGDAVNNNECWKPITDYIDQQFEQYFRDESGLNRKNIQDNRVHCCLYFIPPFGHGLRPVDVEFMKALHEKVNVVPLIAKADCLTPSEIKKLKDRVRDEIERFGIKVYQFPECDSDEDEEFKQLDKELKECCPFAVIGSNTVVEARGQRVRGRLYPWGIVEVENQSHCDFVKLRNILIRSHMHDLKDVTCDMHYENYRAQCIQDMTSKLTQDNRMESPIPMLPLPTPDVETDRLIKMKDEELARMQDMLNKMQQQIHDGKDQ, encoded by the exons ATGGTCGCCG GAGAGTCTGGTATGGGTAAATCTACTCTGGTCAACAGCCTGTTCCTCACAGACTTGTACAAGGACAGGAAACTTCTCAATGCTGAGG AGCGTATCAACCAGACAGTAGAGATCATTAAGCACACAGTGGACATTGAGGAGAAAGGAGTGAAGCTGAAGCTGACCATTGTAGACACACCAGGCTTTGGAGACGCTGTCAACAACAATGAATG CTGGAAGCCCATCACCGACTACATTGACCAGCAGTTTGAGCAGTACTTCAGGGACGAGAGTGGACTGAACAGGAAGAACATCCAGGACAACAGAGTCCACTGCTGCCTCTACTTCATACCTCCATTTGGACATGG ACTGCGTCCAGTAGATGTGGAGTTTATGAAGGCTCTCCATGAGAAGGTGAACGTAGTTCCTCTCATCGCCAAGGCTGACTGTCTCACTCCCAGCGAGATCAAGAAACTCAAAGACAGG gtccgtGATGAGATTGAGAGGTTTGGCATTAAGGTGTACCAGTTCCCAGAGTGTGACTCTGATGAGGACGAGGAGTTTAAACAACTGGACAAAGAACTGAAG GAGTGCTGTCCGTTTGCAGTGATTGGCAGTAACACTGTGGTTGAGGCCAGGGGccagagagtaagagggagactTTACCCATGGGGCATTGTGGAAG tGGAGAACCAGTCTCACTGTGACTTTGTGAAGCTGAGGAACATATTGATCCGCTCCCACATGCACGACCTCAAAGACGTGACCTGTGACATGCACTATGAGAACTACAGAGCGCAGTGTATACAGGAcatgaccag TAAACTGACGCAGGACAACCGAATGGAGAGCCCGATTCCCATGTTGCCCCTGCCCACCCCCGACGTGGAGACCGATAGACTCATCAAGATGAAAGATGAAGAG TTGGCGAGGATGCAGGATATGCTGAATAAGATGCAGCAGCAGATCCATGATGGGAAGGACCAGTGA